Proteins found in one Corynebacterium zhongnanshanii genomic segment:
- a CDS encoding DUF3151 domain-containing protein, whose product MVEMKDMMAPPPVKLPEENIPADIGVETALKHPESPLVWATIAERAIGSAETDDQRVAAYAAARTGYHRSLDRLRANGWKGWGPVPFDHRPNQGVLRAIAALALASKMIDDDAEYDRCRQMLSDADPSSVQSLIDDKL is encoded by the coding sequence ATGGTTGAGATGAAAGATATGATGGCCCCGCCTCCAGTGAAGCTTCCCGAAGAGAATATTCCTGCGGATATTGGCGTTGAGACCGCACTCAAGCACCCCGAAAGCCCTTTGGTCTGGGCGACGATTGCTGAGCGTGCCATCGGGAGTGCCGAGACCGATGATCAGCGGGTTGCTGCGTATGCGGCTGCTCGGACAGGCTACCATCGTAGTTTGGATCGTTTGCGTGCCAATGGTTGGAAGGGTTGGGGTCCGGTGCCTTTCGACCATCGCCCAAATCAAGGGGTGTTGCGCGCTATTGCGGCCTTGGCGTTGGCGTCGAAGATGATTGACGACGATGCCGAATACGACCGCTGCCGTCAGATGCTGTCCGACGCCGACCCCTCGTCCGTACAGTCTCTCATCGACGACAAACTGTAG
- a CDS encoding acyl-CoA dehydrogenase family protein, protein MGFNPDFDLFQLPEEYLELRAAIRDLAESEIAPHAKDVDENERFPQEALDALNAAGFNALHVPEEFGGQGGDSLAAVIVIEEVARVCASSSLIPAVNKLGTMGLILNGSEELKKEVLGDIAQGAMASYALTEREAGSDAASMKTRAVREGDEWVINGSKCFITNGGKSTWYTVMAVTDPEAGARGISAFMVHKDDPGFSVSGYEHKLGIKGSPTAELLFEDCRVPASRMIGEEGTGFKTALQTLDHTRPTIGAQALGIAQGAFDEAVKYVKERKQFGKAIADFQNTQFMLADMKMKIDAARLMIYTAASNAERGVAEGGEKLGLMAAGSKAFASDVAMQVTVDAVQLLGGYGFTRDFPLERMMRDAKITQIYEGTNQICRMVMGRQILG, encoded by the coding sequence ATGGGATTTAACCCAGATTTCGATCTTTTCCAGCTTCCAGAGGAATACCTGGAGCTACGTGCAGCCATCCGCGATCTCGCTGAGAGTGAGATTGCTCCTCATGCGAAGGACGTGGATGAAAACGAGCGTTTCCCACAGGAGGCCCTGGATGCCTTGAATGCTGCGGGCTTCAATGCGTTGCACGTTCCCGAGGAGTTTGGTGGTCAGGGCGGCGATTCCCTGGCGGCTGTGATTGTTATTGAAGAGGTTGCTCGCGTGTGTGCCTCCTCCTCCCTGATCCCCGCGGTGAACAAGCTGGGTACGATGGGCCTGATCCTGAACGGCTCCGAGGAGCTGAAGAAGGAAGTGCTGGGTGACATCGCCCAGGGTGCGATGGCTTCCTACGCTCTGACAGAGCGCGAAGCAGGCTCTGACGCAGCATCCATGAAGACCCGCGCTGTGCGCGAGGGCGACGAGTGGGTCATCAACGGCTCCAAGTGCTTCATCACCAATGGTGGAAAGTCCACCTGGTACACCGTGATGGCCGTGACGGATCCGGAGGCTGGCGCCCGCGGAATCTCCGCGTTCATGGTGCACAAGGATGATCCAGGATTCTCCGTGTCTGGCTACGAGCACAAGCTGGGCATCAAGGGTTCCCCCACGGCCGAGTTGCTCTTCGAGGATTGCCGCGTTCCTGCGTCACGCATGATCGGTGAGGAGGGAACCGGTTTCAAGACCGCCCTGCAGACCTTGGACCACACCCGTCCAACGATCGGCGCGCAGGCGCTGGGTATCGCCCAGGGTGCGTTCGACGAGGCCGTGAAGTACGTCAAGGAGCGTAAGCAGTTCGGTAAGGCCATCGCCGACTTCCAGAACACCCAGTTCATGTTGGCGGACATGAAGATGAAGATCGACGCCGCACGTCTCATGATTTACACCGCGGCATCCAATGCTGAGCGTGGTGTTGCAGAGGGCGGAGAGAAGCTGGGCCTGATGGCTGCAGGTTCCAAGGCTTTCGCCTCTGATGTGGCCATGCAGGTGACCGTGGATGCGGTTCAGCTGTTGGGTGGCTACGGATTCACCCGCGACTTCCCGCTGGAGCGCATGATGCGTGACGCGAAGATCACCCAGATCTACGAAGGTACGAACCAGATCTGCCGCATGGTGATGGGCCGCCAGATCCTGGGCTAG
- a CDS encoding DUF4232 domain-containing protein, protein MTFHSPRLNERSQARRHGRSAAVVLVASAALGLTGCAENNTTNEAEFSSAATRQETQAEPTGDTPRTSQCKTSNLELSVANLQGAAGSKDFDIVFKNIGDEKCTLEGYPGVSLVTDNNGTQLGEAAERENGVKPKPVTLAPEATATAAVSLTNAGALPPHECQPTLADGLRVYPPNETASAFIKVNDLEGCHGKEKLLKVLPVTSDA, encoded by the coding sequence ATGACTTTCCACTCACCCCGTCTGAACGAGCGCTCCCAGGCTCGCCGTCACGGCCGTAGCGCAGCAGTTGTTCTTGTGGCCTCCGCCGCCCTCGGGCTCACTGGGTGTGCAGAAAACAACACCACCAACGAAGCTGAGTTCTCCAGCGCCGCAACCCGCCAGGAAACCCAGGCCGAACCCACTGGAGACACACCACGCACGTCGCAATGCAAAACCTCCAACTTGGAATTGAGCGTTGCCAACCTCCAAGGCGCAGCCGGCTCCAAGGACTTCGACATTGTCTTTAAGAACATCGGCGACGAAAAGTGCACCCTGGAAGGCTATCCAGGGGTATCCCTGGTGACCGACAACAACGGAACCCAGCTGGGCGAGGCCGCCGAACGTGAGAACGGCGTGAAGCCCAAGCCCGTCACCCTCGCGCCGGAAGCCACCGCCACCGCAGCCGTGAGCCTCACCAACGCCGGTGCCCTCCCTCCCCACGAATGCCAGCCCACGCTCGCCGACGGACTGCGCGTGTACCCGCCCAACGAAACCGCCTCCGCATTCATCAAGGTCAATGACCTGGAAGGATGCCACGGCAAAGAGAAGCTCCTCAAGGTACTCCCCGTAACGTCTGACGCTTAA
- a CDS encoding DUF808 domain-containing protein: MAGGLVALLDDVALIARTAAANIDDVSAMAGKTTAKTVGVVVDDAAVTPKFVDGVSPAREIPIIWRIAKGSLVNKLLIILPIALLLSSFAPWALTPLLMCGGLYLAFEGAEKIVELFGGGHAESHEEKAKDEDSLVKSAVMTDFILSAEIMVISLNEVADQSLGMRAAVLAIVGLIVTLGVYGVVGLLVKMDDIGLHLARQDRGGLQKFGQGMVNAMPKVLATIGVIGTFAMLWVGGHILLVGTDELGWHWPYHTVHHIVESIHHLGSVVQWIVETFFSMIFGLVAGFIIVGIIHLLPGKKH; this comes from the coding sequence ATGGCAGGTGGGCTGGTAGCGCTACTCGACGACGTAGCACTCATCGCACGAACCGCAGCAGCAAACATCGACGACGTCAGCGCCATGGCTGGAAAAACCACAGCCAAAACAGTCGGCGTGGTGGTAGACGACGCCGCCGTCACACCCAAATTCGTCGACGGAGTATCCCCCGCCCGGGAAATCCCCATCATCTGGCGCATCGCCAAAGGCAGCCTGGTCAACAAACTGCTGATCATTCTGCCCATCGCGCTGCTTCTGTCCTCCTTCGCGCCGTGGGCGCTCACCCCACTGCTCATGTGCGGAGGGCTCTATCTGGCCTTCGAAGGGGCGGAGAAGATCGTGGAACTCTTCGGCGGCGGTCATGCCGAGAGCCATGAAGAAAAGGCCAAGGATGAAGACTCCCTGGTCAAAAGCGCGGTGATGACCGACTTCATCCTCTCCGCGGAGATCATGGTGATCTCCTTGAACGAGGTGGCCGACCAGAGCCTCGGCATGCGCGCCGCAGTCCTGGCGATCGTGGGATTGATCGTCACGCTGGGCGTGTACGGCGTGGTTGGTCTGCTGGTGAAGATGGACGACATCGGACTGCACCTCGCCCGACAGGACCGAGGTGGACTTCAAAAGTTCGGGCAAGGCATGGTAAACGCCATGCCGAAGGTCCTGGCCACCATCGGAGTGATCGGAACCTTCGCCATGCTGTGGGTGGGAGGCCACATCCTGCTGGTCGGCACTGACGAGCTGGGCTGGCACTGGCCGTACCACACCGTGCACCACATCGTGGAGAGCATCCACCACCTGGGTTCGGTGGTGCAATGGATCGTCGAGACCTTCTTCTCCATGATCTTCGGACTTGTTGCAGGATTTATCATTGTGGGGATAATCCATCTTCTCCCAGGGAAGAAGCATTAA